ATTGGCAACATATTCGAATTAATATGATGCATATAAACCCTATTTATATCAAAAATTTTATTGTAATTTGCTATGGCAGGATATTTTACTGCTATACTTAGAGCATCCATAACAGGCAGTTTGCTTGTAACTGAATGGCAAAAAATTATATGACACAGAAGTAGACATTGGATAAATATTGTTTTTATTTTAATTATAAATTAATATTAGATTAATTTTCCTTTAATAATGCAATTGTAAAATAAGCTTATAGTTGATAAAACATCAACTAAATAAAAAAAAGAAGGAGAAGATGTAAAATGAACAAAAAAATAGTAACATACGCAGTTGCAGGAGCAATGGCACTGGGAATTGTAGGAGGAGTATCAGCATATCAGGGTATTGCAAATGCACAGACAGAAACATCGGCAACAGCAGTACAGACGACAGCAAATGATAATACGCAGAATCCGGGGTATACTGCATCGATTAAGGTTTCAAATCCACAAGACAATGCAAAGGACAATGTAAATGAAACTAAAGACAATGAAACACAGGAAAGCGCAAAATTATCAACACTTGCAAAAATCACACCTGAACAAGCAAAAGCTGAGGCATTAAAAGTTGCACAAGGCACCGTTACAAAGGTTGAACTCGACAATGAAAATGGCAATCTTGTTTATAGTGTGGATATAAAAACAAATACAGGTTCAAGTGATGTAAAAGTTGATGCAGGAAATGGTAAGGTTTTATATCAAGACAAAGGAAGCGACAATGAAAAAGGAAAAGAAAAAGCCGGTGAAACAGAAAAAACAAATGCTCCTGACAAAGACAATGTTCAATCAGAACAAAATGTTCAATCAGCACAATAAAATAAAATGATTTAAAGGTACTTCTATTAAGAAGTACCTCCTTTTTTATACAAAGCAAAATAATTTGGCTTTTAATGTCTGCTATGAATTATAAAGTTAGAGACTTTAAAAAATTTTGTGCAAACTTCAGTTTAAATTTTGCTGCAAAAGTAATGATGACTACTTGACAGCACCATAATTTAAAGTTTAAAATAAATCAAAGGAAAAATTAAATAACAATAGCTTCAGGTGCTTTTTAAGCTTAATAGGGAAAGCGGTGAAAATCCGTTGCAGCCCCTGCTACTGTAATGAAGGACGAAACCGTATTAATTCCACTGGGAAACCGGGAAGGAACGGAAGTAGGATGATATCAGAGCCAGGAGACCTGCCTGAATGCTAAACTGGCCTTCGGAGGGGAGAGAATGGTATATGAGAGAGATTTCTGTTTTAAAATTCCAATTATAACCCTAAAGAGCTGTAACATGGAGTTTTTTTATTTTATTTTTTTATATGTTAATTTATTAAAATAAGTTTGAAATTTAGGAGGTCAAAAATAATGAAAAATAATAATGTCACCAAACTTATACAAGCATCTATATTTTTAGCACTTGCTATGATTCTCCAAATTATAGGTAGAAATTTTGTTCAAATAAACCCTATTCTTATTGGACCATTAATAAGTACAATTATCTTTTTGACAACTTATATATCTGGTCTAAGTTTAGGAATTTTAATAGGAATACTTATTCCACTACTTGGCATATTAATTGGGGTTGTTGCCGGACCATTTATACCATTTGTTCCTGTTATGATACTTGGAAATATAATCCTTATTATAACATTTGGAATCTTAATGTATAAAGGAAGAACTTTTTTATATGCAGGAATCGCACTTAGCTCCATTTTAAGATACCTCTTCATGACTTTCGCTTCTCAATATTTAATTAATATATTTAATTTAAATATTCCTCAAAAAATTTTACAACAAGTCTTAATGCTTCTTTCAACCCCACAACTTATTAATGCTTTAATTGGTGGAATAATAGCCATTATTATTATCGAAATCTTGAATAAAAGAAAACTTAATTTCTTAAAAAATTTAAAATAAAAATGGAGATAGTAAATTATGAATATTAAAACAAAAAATGAAATAATTGAAATACTAAAAATGCCTTATAATGAATTTGATAAGTCAATTAAATCCATTGCAAAAAATATCTCCCAAAATATTAATATACAAACTATTGCATTGCTTGGTTATAATAATACATGTATTAATCAATGTACTTACTGTGGTATGAGAGCAGATAATATAAATTTAAAACGTTATAAATTATCACCAACAGAAATTAAAAAAATAGTAAAAACAGTTGAAAAATCAAATATAAAAAATATTTATTTCGTATCCGGAGAGGATCCGGAATATGATTTTAAAGATATCCTATCAATAATTGAATATAGTAAAAGCTTAAATCTCAATGTAGGTTTGGCTATCGGTGAAAGAAAGTTGAAAGATTATAATGAATTAAAAGCGGCAGGTTTAGATGAATATATGTTAAAATTTGAAACAACAAATAAAACCCTTTTTAACAACATCAAACCAAATACCAATTTTAAAAAACGAATTAGTTGCATACAACAAATTAAAAAAGCTGGTTTGCGTTTGGCTTCCGGTAATATTGTAGGACTTCCACATCAAACAATTGATGATATAGCCAATGACATCATCTTAATGAATGATTTGGAAATTAGTTTTGCTCCCGTTATTCCTTATATACCTGTTTCTAATACGCCACTTATTATTGAAGCAAAGAAAGAAAATAATAAAAAAAATTTAGAATTAACAATAAAAGAAATATCCTTATTAAGAATTATAATACCAAAAGTCAATATTACTGCTCAACAACCAGGTGAAGATTTTAAAAACGGATTGTCTGATTTAAATGGAAATTTAAATGCACTAAAGGCAGGAGCTAATGTGCTTCTTATTGACATGTTGCCTCAAGAATTAATAGAAAATTTCAATATTATTGATAACAGAATGATTAAAGGATTGAATCATATTAACAAATTAATTACATTGTATAATTTATAAATATATTAACAAAAATGGTAACAATCATTGCCATCTTTGTTTTCAATTGTAATATAATCTAAATTACAGTATTAAATGCCTTTCTCCATGCAACAATATCTATAATAAGAATTATTATTATAAATATTAAAACACCATATCTAAAAAATGTAGAAATGAAATGTATAGCAACTAAAATAAACATCAAAAACATAATCGGTATTATAATCACGTTCTCCCCTTGCTGAGTTCCAAATGCTTCTGAAAAGGGCAAAGCCTTTGGAAGGGCTTTAAAGCATATCACGACATAAAACATCATATTTAAAAACACTAAAATCAAATCAGGAATTATTCTTATTCCAAATATACCTATAAAGATTAAACTTTCAAGCATAAATATTGGTACTACAATCTTAACAATGAATGCCTTAAATGTTCCCCTATAAATATCAGATGTTTCTTTAATCGGCAAAGCTTTGTATAACCAAGCCGCTTTATAACTCTCTGAATATTTAATCATCATCATAGCTGTGGGAAACATCAATGAACAAAAATATATACTTAAATAAATCTTGCTTGACGATATATTGGAAAAGGGGTTGCTTCTTAAATTATCAAATAATAAAATAAAAGGCAATACAACCGCAAATCCTAAAGAAGGATATACTTTTAATTTAAACTGTCTTTCATTTTTCATCATATCATTAGCAAATCTAAAAAATGTTTTTTCCATTTTTGTGAAACAAACAATTTTAGACAATCTATTAATAAATTTTGCATCTGTCCTTTTACTTTCAACATTATTATTTAACTTTTGTAAATTCTTTTCAAATTGTGGAATCAACTTTAAATAAATTGCAAAAGAAATTATCGGTACAATTATAGCAAGCACCGTAAATAGTATATAATTAAAATTATAATTTTTATGCAATATTACTTCAAAAGGAGACGCAAACCATATGGGAATTATAAAATACTGCCACCATTTAGGAGTAAATACCACATTAAAATTTACAAAATCGAATAACCTACATAGCAATTGATATCCAATAGCAATAGTTATTGCTAAACTAATCTGAACATAGTTAATTATATCTTTCAATTTCTCCCCATCAAAAAACTTTAAAATCAATAAGTATAAAAGAGCTGTGATTACAATGACAAATAAATCCATAAGAATTATTTCTGATAAAAATAAAAGGAAAAATATAATGCCATGACGTATTAAGGCTATAATCAAAGGAATCCCTGTTAAAGCAAATGTAATAGAAAACATATATATTGATATATGTATAAATTTAGCCATGTTTAAGGTCCTTGCTTTTACCGGCTTGGAATAGATGATATTCTTATCTTTTATATCTAATAGTACGGAAGAAAAATCTGAAATCAACGATGTCATAAGCATAAACATTAAGAAGCCAAAAACAAAACTCATTTGAAAAATAAAATTATGTTTCATCAATATAAATGGAACAAAAATCAAACTAAATAATCCATATATTAATAACGATAAAGTAAAATTGTTTTTATTTTCATTGGAGAGGTATTTTTTTGATTTTGATGAATTGCTCATAATAGTCGGCAATCTTCTTCCGTCCATAGTAAGCTTTACTTGTAAGACCTTTCTCATCGTATAATAGTCAACATCAATTTTCTCAAAAAATAACCTAAATTTATCCAAGATTTTCAGTGAAATAAAATCTTTCATGAGAACTATACTCCTTCAACCACTGATACAAAATTTTCTGCTATTTCCTTGTATTCATTAAAACCGGTAAGCTGATTAAATATTTCCTCAAGTGAACCTTCCCGGCACTTATGTTTTAATTCTTCAAAGCTTCCGTCGGCAACAATCTGTCCCTCTTTAATTAATATTATTCTATTGCTTATTTTTTCGACAACCTCCATTATATGTGATGAATAAAATATGGCTTTCCCTTGTATTGCTAATTCTTTCAATATTTCCTTGACTATCATAACGCTATTGGCATCAAGCCCGCTTAGTGGTTCATCAAAAAACAATATATCCGGGTTATGCAATAAGCTTGAAATTAATAGTACTTTCTGCCTCATTCCTTTAGAATAAGAAGTCATTCTCGAATTATATACATCTTCAATTCCAAACATAGACATTAGCTTTCTTGCTTTTTTATCAACTATGTTATATTCCAAACCATATAGTTCACCAATAAAAGTTAAATATTCAGCCGCAGTAAGGCTGTCATACAATTCTGCAGTTTCAGGTACATATCCGATTTTCCTTTTATACTCCACATCACCATTAGATATGTCCTGTCCAAAAATTTTAACTTCTCCTGTATATCCTGCAACAAGTCCAAGCATAATTTTTACAGTAGTACTTTTACCT
This is a stretch of genomic DNA from Aceticella autotrophica. It encodes these proteins:
- a CDS encoding PepSY domain-containing protein — translated: MNKKIVTYAVAGAMALGIVGGVSAYQGIANAQTETSATAVQTTANDNTQNPGYTASIKVSNPQDNAKDNVNETKDNETQESAKLSTLAKITPEQAKAEALKVAQGTVTKVELDNENGNLVYSVDIKTNTGSSDVKVDAGNGKVLYQDKGSDNEKGKEKAGETEKTNAPDKDNVQSEQNVQSAQ
- a CDS encoding ECF transporter S component, translated to MKNNNVTKLIQASIFLALAMILQIIGRNFVQINPILIGPLISTIIFLTTYISGLSLGILIGILIPLLGILIGVVAGPFIPFVPVMILGNIILIITFGILMYKGRTFLYAGIALSSILRYLFMTFASQYLINIFNLNIPQKILQQVLMLLSTPQLINALIGGIIAIIIIEILNKRKLNFLKNLK
- a CDS encoding biotin synthase BioB — its product is MNIKTKNEIIEILKMPYNEFDKSIKSIAKNISQNINIQTIALLGYNNTCINQCTYCGMRADNINLKRYKLSPTEIKKIVKTVEKSNIKNIYFVSGEDPEYDFKDILSIIEYSKSLNLNVGLAIGERKLKDYNELKAAGLDEYMLKFETTNKTLFNNIKPNTNFKKRISCIQQIKKAGLRLASGNIVGLPHQTIDDIANDIILMNDLEISFAPVIPYIPVSNTPLIIEAKKENNKKNLELTIKEISLLRIIIPKVNITAQQPGEDFKNGLSDLNGNLNALKAGANVLLIDMLPQELIENFNIIDNRMIKGLNHINKLITLYNL
- a CDS encoding ABC transporter ATP-binding protein, with amino-acid sequence MKFNKEPMIKLKDLKMSYGDKQVLKGINLEVAKGEVIGYIGPNGAGKSTTVKIMLGLVAGYTGEVKIFGQDISNGDVEYKRKIGYVPETAELYDSLTAAEYLTFIGELYGLEYNIVDKKARKLMSMFGIEDVYNSRMTSYSKGMRQKVLLISSLLHNPDILFFDEPLSGLDANSVMIVKEILKELAIQGKAIFYSSHIMEVVEKISNRIILIKEGQIVADGSFEELKHKCREGSLEEIFNQLTGFNEYKEIAENFVSVVEGV